One window of the Manihot esculenta cultivar AM560-2 chromosome 14, M.esculenta_v8, whole genome shotgun sequence genome contains the following:
- the LOC110631397 gene encoding calcium-dependent mitochondrial ATP-magnesium/phosphate carrier protein 2 isoform X3, whose amino-acid sequence METNPHRTGCSDPVKKAVPISMDHVLLALRETEEERDVRLRSLFNFFDAANAGYLDYAQIEAGLSALQIPAEYIYASGLLKVCDANEDGRVDYQEFRRYMDDKELDLYRIFQAIDVEHNGCILPEELWDALVKAGGIAGAASRTATAPLDRLKVVLQVQTTHAHLVPAIKKIWKEGGFLGFFRGNGLNVVKVAPESAIKFYSYELLKNVIADFKGGEKDNIGPAERLFAGGMAGAVAQTAIYPLDLVKTRLQICEGGNAPKLGTLTKNIWIQEGPRAFYKGLVPSLLGIIPYAGIDLAAYETLKDMSKAYILHDSEPGPLVQLGCGTVSAAFGASCVYPLQVIRTRMQAQHSNSSAAYKGMSDVFWRTLQNEGYRGFYKGLFPNLLKVVPSASITYLVYEAMKKSLDL is encoded by the exons ATGGAGACGAACCCCCACCGTACCGGTTGTTCCGACCCTGTTAAGAAGGCGGTTCCTATATCCATGGATCATGTGCTGCTGGCATTGCGAGAAACCGAAGAAGAGAGGGATGTCAGATTACGGAGTCTGTTTAATTTCTTTGACGCTGCCAATGCTGGATACTTGGATTATGCGCAGATCGAGGCTGGGTTATCGGCTTTGCAGATTCCGGCGGAGTATATATACGCCAGTGGTTTGTTGAAGGTTTGCGACGCAAATGAGGATGGACGGGTGGATTATCAGGAGTTTAGGAGGTATATGGACGATAAAGAGCTGGATCTATACCGGATTTTTCAGGCAATTGATGTGGAACACAACGGTTGCATTTTGCCTGAGGAGTTATGGGATGCGCTTGTTAAGGCTG GGGGGATAGCAGGAGCTGCATCTCGTACTGCAACTGCTCCTCTTGATCGCTTGAAGGTGGTTTTGCAAGTTCAGACAACACATGCTCACCTTGTTCCTGCTATAAAGAAGATATGGAAAGAAGGTGGTTTTTTGGGTTTCTTTCGTGGTAATGGATTAAATGTTGTGAAGGTAGCACCTGAAAGTGCTATTAAGTTTTATTCTTATGAACTGTTAAAGAATGTCATTGCTGATTTTAAAGGGGGAGAAAAAGACAATATAGGTCCTGCTGAAAGACTTTTTGCTGGTGGAATGGCTGGTGCAGTGGCACAAACAGCTATCTATCCGTTGGATCTTGTTAAAACTCGATTACAAATTTGTGAAGGGGGAAATGCTCCAAAGTTGGGAACTCTAACAAAGAATATATGGATTCAGGAAGGACCTCGAGCATTTTATAAAGGCCTTGTGCCATCTCTTCTTGGGATTATACCTTATGCTGGCATTGACCTTGCTGCATATGAGACGCTGAAAGACATGTCAAAGGCTTATATTCTGCATGACAGTG AACCGGGTCCTCTTGTGCAATTGGGTTGTGGGACAGTCTCAGCAGCCTTTGGAGCATCATGTGTTTATCCCTTACAGGTTATCAGAACCAG AATGCAAGCACAACATTCTAATTCATCTGCTGCTTATAAGGGGATGTCTGATGTGTTTTGGAGAACACTTCAGAATGAAGGTTATAGAGGCTTCTACAAAGGGCTCTTCCCAAATCTTCTCAAGGTTGTGCCATCTGCAAGCATAACATATTTGGTTTATGAAGCCATGAAAAAGAGCCTAGATCTTTGA
- the LOC110631401 gene encoding chromophore lyase CRL, chloroplastic isoform X1, protein MGTGSESNGWSRAQGLVTKTLVLIGGAILVKRFTKSTTRWDHARIVAQSISGEKFSREQASRDPDNYFNIRMLTCPAAEMVDGSKVLYFEQAFWRTPQKPFRQRLYMVKPCPKELKFDVEVSSYAIRDAEEYKNFCDRPKDQRPPPEEVIGDIAEHLATIHLKRCDRGKRCLYEGSTPPGGFPNSWNGATYCTSELAILKNSEIHTWDRGYDDDGNQVWGAKDRPYEFKPAPVSSSNDMFSPSNFPAPQMMEKRIEGSFVLQE, encoded by the exons ATGGGAACGGGCTCGGAATCTAATGGATGGAGCCGAGCTCAAGGATTGGTAACCAAGACGCTGGTTCTGATTGGAGGTGCGATTCTTGTAAAGCGCTTTACCAAGTCTACTACTCGTTGGGACCATGCTCGAATTGTTGCTCAATCAATCAGCGGCGAAAAG TTCTCGAGAGAACAAGCATCCAGAGATCCCGATAATTACTTCAACATCAG AATGCTTACTTGTCCGGCAGCGGAGATGGTGGATGGTTCCAAGGTTTTATATTTCGAACAG GCATTCTGGAGGACGCCTCAAAAGCCCTTTCGGCAG AGGCTCTATATGGTGAAGCCCTGTCCAAAGGAGTTGAAATTTGATGTTGAG GTAAGCTCATATGCCatcagagatgcagaggagtaCAAAAATTTCTGCGATCGCCCAAAGGACCAACGACCACCGCCAGAGGAAGTTATTGGT GATATTGCAGAACATCTGGCAACAATACATCTTAAACGCTGTGACCGAGGAAAACGCTGCCTGTATGAAGGTTCTACTCCCCCTGGAGGATTCCCAAATTCATGG AATGGAGCAACCTATTGCACTTCGGAACTAGCAATTTTAAAGAACAGTGAAATACATACCTGGGATAGGggctatgatgatgatggaaATCAG GTTTGGGGAGCGAAGGACCGACCTTACGAGTTCAAGCCGGCACCAGTCTCTAGTAGTAATGACATGTTTTCTCCTTCGAATTTCCCCGCTCCACAAATGATGGAAAAAAGAATAGAGGGTTCTTTTGTTTTGCAAGAGTGA
- the LOC110631397 gene encoding calcium-dependent mitochondrial ATP-magnesium/phosphate carrier protein 2 isoform X1: METNPHRTGCSDPVKKAVPISMDHVLLALRETEEERDVRLRSLFNFFDAANAGYLDYAQIEAGLSALQIPAEYIYASGLLKVCDANEDGRVDYQEFRRYMDDKELDLYRIFQAIDVEHNGCILPEELWDALVKAGIEIDDEELARFVEHVDKDNNGIITFEEWRDFLLLYPHEATIENIYHHWERVCLVDIGEQAVIPEGISKHVNRSKYFIAGGIAGAASRTATAPLDRLKVVLQVQTTHAHLVPAIKKIWKEGGFLGFFRGNGLNVVKVAPESAIKFYSYELLKNVIADFKGGEKDNIGPAERLFAGGMAGAVAQTAIYPLDLVKTRLQICEGGNAPKLGTLTKNIWIQEGPRAFYKGLVPSLLGIIPYAGIDLAAYETLKDMSKAYILHDSEPGPLVQLGCGTVSAAFGASCVYPLQVIRTRMQAQHSNSSAAYKGMSDVFWRTLQNEGYRGFYKGLFPNLLKVVPSASITYLVYEAMKKSLDL; the protein is encoded by the exons ATGGAGACGAACCCCCACCGTACCGGTTGTTCCGACCCTGTTAAGAAGGCGGTTCCTATATCCATGGATCATGTGCTGCTGGCATTGCGAGAAACCGAAGAAGAGAGGGATGTCAGATTACGGAGTCTGTTTAATTTCTTTGACGCTGCCAATGCTGGATACTTGGATTATGCGCAGATCGAGGCTGGGTTATCGGCTTTGCAGATTCCGGCGGAGTATATATACGCCAGTGGTTTGTTGAAGGTTTGCGACGCAAATGAGGATGGACGGGTGGATTATCAGGAGTTTAGGAGGTATATGGACGATAAAGAGCTGGATCTATACCGGATTTTTCAGGCAATTGATGTGGAACACAACGGTTGCATTTTGCCTGAGGAGTTATGGGATGCGCTTGTTAAGGCTG GGATTGAGATTGATGACGAGGAGCTTGCCCGTTTTGTTGAGCATGTTGATAAGGATAATAATGGAATTATAACTTTTGAAGAATGGAGAGATTTTCTTTTGCTTTATCCACATGAAGCTACAATTGAAAACATATACCATCACTGGGAAAGGGTATGCCTTGTAGATATCGGAGAACAAGCTGTTATACCAGAAGGCATCAGTAAGCATGTTAATAGAAGTAAATATTTCATTGCAGGGGGGATAGCAGGAGCTGCATCTCGTACTGCAACTGCTCCTCTTGATCGCTTGAAGGTGGTTTTGCAAGTTCAGACAACACATGCTCACCTTGTTCCTGCTATAAAGAAGATATGGAAAGAAGGTGGTTTTTTGGGTTTCTTTCGTGGTAATGGATTAAATGTTGTGAAGGTAGCACCTGAAAGTGCTATTAAGTTTTATTCTTATGAACTGTTAAAGAATGTCATTGCTGATTTTAAAGGGGGAGAAAAAGACAATATAGGTCCTGCTGAAAGACTTTTTGCTGGTGGAATGGCTGGTGCAGTGGCACAAACAGCTATCTATCCGTTGGATCTTGTTAAAACTCGATTACAAATTTGTGAAGGGGGAAATGCTCCAAAGTTGGGAACTCTAACAAAGAATATATGGATTCAGGAAGGACCTCGAGCATTTTATAAAGGCCTTGTGCCATCTCTTCTTGGGATTATACCTTATGCTGGCATTGACCTTGCTGCATATGAGACGCTGAAAGACATGTCAAAGGCTTATATTCTGCATGACAGTG AACCGGGTCCTCTTGTGCAATTGGGTTGTGGGACAGTCTCAGCAGCCTTTGGAGCATCATGTGTTTATCCCTTACAGGTTATCAGAACCAG AATGCAAGCACAACATTCTAATTCATCTGCTGCTTATAAGGGGATGTCTGATGTGTTTTGGAGAACACTTCAGAATGAAGGTTATAGAGGCTTCTACAAAGGGCTCTTCCCAAATCTTCTCAAGGTTGTGCCATCTGCAAGCATAACATATTTGGTTTATGAAGCCATGAAAAAGAGCCTAGATCTTTGA
- the LOC110631402 gene encoding succinate dehydrogenase assembly factor 2, mitochondrial: protein MANLRRVLINAYRVVNSSATASRSSIAYVSPILRESSFRSQYGLFSRYSTLNDNETRLLVIDLSNEESKRRLCNRLLYRSRQRGFLELDLVLGKWVEEHIFSMNESEIKALMNVLDLENPDLWKWLTGQEQPPEAVSTNPVFSAVRDKIMNNLNSHAAPETRAIPGQPWVRGWDDIKKNPGSPVAGNQ from the exons ATGGCCAACTTGAGGAGAGTTCTTATCAACGCTTACCGTGTCGTCAATTCCTCCGCCACCGCCAGTCGCAGCTCAATCGCTTATGTCTCACCCATTCTCAGAGAATCCTCTTTCAG GTCTCAATATGGTTTGTTTTCGCGTTATTCAACTCTTAACGATAATGAGACGCGATTGTTAGTTATTGATCTCTCCAACGAAGAGAGCAAAAGGCGTTTATGTAACAG GCTGCTGTATAGGAGCAGGCAGAGAGGGTTCCTGGAGCTGGATTTGGTTCTTGGAAAATGGGTAGAAGAGCATATCTTTTCCATGAACGAAAGCGAAATTAAAGCACTTATGAATGTCCTTGACTTG GAAAATCCAGATCTCTGGAAGTGGTTAACTGGTCAGGAGCAACCCCCAGAGGCAGTCAGCACAAATCCT GTGTTTTCTGCAGTGCGTGATAAGATCATGAACAACCTCAATAGCCATGCTGCTCCTGAAACACGTGCTATACCTGGACAGCCATGGGTGAGAGGGTGGGATGATATCAAGAAAAATCCCGGCAGCCCTGTGGCTGGGAATCAGTAG
- the LOC110631404 gene encoding uncharacterized protein LOC110631404 yields MAFRITGYYWKSMVNRLRGCATYGTSTSPKMRAYVSATGYGHTLVEEQSKSKVKVKGDFVPVYVALGMILLQASLALHIAKQHLMYSPSVRVKKKLRETMPEVDYPDKVVDDAYKFTGNSFFRKAAHIHEFESGFQSTPDPIRKDVYAHTPQAVTLKSVGIDPSTQH; encoded by the exons ATGGCGTTCCGGATAACT GGTTACTACTGGAAATCAATGGTGAATCGCTTGAGGGGATGCGCAACATATGGCACCTCAACCTCACCAAAAATGAGGGCATATGTCTCAGCAACTGGTTATGGGCACACTCTTGTGGAGGAGCAGAGTAAGAGTAAGGTAAAAGTGAAGGGTGACTTTGTGCCCGTATATGTAGCCCTGGGGATGATACTTTTACAAGCCTCGCTGGCTCTGCACATTGCGAAGCAGCATCTCATGTACTCGCCGTCAGTGCGGGTGAAGAAGAAGCTAAGGGAGACGATGCCTGAGGTAGATTACCCGGATAAAGTGGTGGATGACGCCTATAAATTCACTGGGAACTCTTTTTTCAGGAAGGCTGCACATATTCATGAGTTTGAAAGTGGATTTCAGTCGACACCTGATCCCATTCGCAAAGATGTTTATGCTCACACTCCCCAGGCGGTGACTCTCAAGTCAGTTGGGATAGATCCCAGCACCCAGCACTGA
- the LOC110631398 gene encoding probable beta-1,4-xylosyltransferase IRX10L, whose amino-acid sequence MEIWKWVFVGILCFAAFASTAGAVKLGRGQPTERISGSAGDVLEDDPVGRLKVFVYELPSKYNKKVLQKDPRCLTHMFAAEIFMHRFLLSSPVRTLNPEEADWFYTPVYTTCDLTPNGLPLPFKSPRMMRSAIQLISSNWPYWNRTEGADHFFVVPHDFAACFHYLEEKAIERGILHLLQRATLVQTFGQRNHVCLKEGSIIVPPYAPPQKMQAHFIPEKTPRSIFVYFRGLFYDVGNDPEGGYYARGARAAVWENFKDNPLFDISTDHPTTYYEDMQRAVFCLCPLGWAPWSPRLVEAVIFGCIPVIIADDIVLPFADAIPWEEIGVFVDEKDVPNLDTILTSIPPEVILRKQRLLANPSMKQAMLFPQPAQPGDAFHQVLNGLARKLPHEKTIYLRPGEKILNWTAGPVGDLKPW is encoded by the exons ATGGAGATTTGGAAGTGGGTTTTTGTTGGAATTCTCTGCTTTGCTGCCTTTGCATCGACTGCTGGTGCTGTGAAGCTGGGTAGGGGTCAACCCACTGAGAGGATTTCAG GTAGTGCTGGTGATGTTTTAGAAGATGATCCTGTAGGAAGACTAAAAGTTTTTGTTTATGAACTTCCAAGCAAATACAACAAGAAGGTTCTGCAAAAGGATCCAAGATGCCTCACCCATATGTTTGCTGCTGAGATCTTTATGCATCGGTTTCTTTTATCTAGTCCTGTTCGAACGCTCAATCCTGAGGAAGCTGATTGGTTTTATACCCCTGTATACACCACTTGCGACTTGACACCGAATGGCCTCCCTTTGCCTTTTAAATCGCCAAGAATGATGAGAAGTGCTATCCAGCTTATTTCTTCAAACTGGCCTTATTGGAACCGGACTGAAGGTGCTGATCACTTTTTCGTTGTGCCCCATGACTTTGCAGCATGCTTCCATTATTTG GAAGAGAAGGCCATTGAAAGAGGAATTCTTCACTTGCTCCAACGGGCTACCTTGGTGCAAACTTTTGGACAACGTAATCATGTCTGCTTAAAAGAGGGATCAATAATTGTTCCTCCATATGCCCCTCCCCAGAAAATGCAAGCCCACTTTATTCCTGAGAAAACCCCTAGATCTATCTTTGTCTACTTCAGAgggttgttttatgatgtgggAAATGACCCAGAAGGCGGCTATTATGCAAG AGGTGCTCGAGCAGCAGTGTGGGAAAACTTCAAGGACAATCCACTTTTTGACATATCCACAGATCACCCAACTACATACTACGAAGACATGCAACGAGCCGTGTTTTGCTTGTGTCCGCTTGGCTGGGCTCCATGGAGTCCGAGATTGGTTGAAGCTGTTATCTTTGGTTGCATTCCGGTTATCATTGCAGATGACATTGTGCTACCTTTTGCGGATGCAATTCCATGGGAAGAAATTGGGGTTTTTGTAGATGAGAAAGATGTGCCCAACTTGGACACCATTCTGACTTCAATCCCACCTGAAGTGATACTCAGGAAGCAGAGATTGCTTGCAAACCCATCAATGAAGCAGGCAATGTTATTCCCCCAACCTGCTCAACCAGGAGATGCTTTCCATCAAGTTCTGAACGGACTTGCACGTAAACTGCCGCATGAAAAAACTATTTACTTGAGGCCAGGTGAGAAGATCTTGAACTGGACTGCAGGTCCTGTTGGTGACCTGAAACCTTGGTAG
- the LOC110631394 gene encoding pentatricopeptide repeat-containing protein At1g31430 produces the protein MRSLPSALKTWNQNVPKVLLPLSLLSNPNKCFSEFIKHPSHFNCILSYAIASGLYKDPFISSKLLYYSFSICRNLSFSRSLFFQIQNPNIFAYNFMIKAHSQSSTPIESIILYNLMLRNGIFPDNYTFPFILKACGHLLLLNKGQEVHALSLKLGLEYDIFVQNSLISMYSSCRKIEIARGVFYLVPIFIRDVVSWNSMMSGYVQCDCSGEALKLFGNLLGENCARFDEVTLINALTASGRMGFLDLGKELHGLIIVNSFVLDVFLGSSLIDMYAKCGKMEDARKVFAKIPDRNLVCWTSMIVGYVRLDMFKEAIELFREIQLAKVVADAALAASVISACGHMGALEQGRWLHAYCERNGIDMNLSVRNALIDMYSKCGEIEKACQIFNEMVNRDVFSWTSMISGLAMNGKSDEALDLFAQMEMSSDVKPNEVTFLGVLSACSHGGFVVKGFHYFKAMSLIHHIKPRIEHYGCMVDLLGRANLMVEAENFIRAMPVEPDVVTWRSLLFACRSHGNAELAELAINKIEELEPRRSEAHVLLSHVYASASRWGDVNKVRKCMARQKIQKNPGCSFVEINGLVHEFFAEDKSYNQINVLYETNMQIHKVLQSEGLESDLLDHQQQ, from the coding sequence ATGAGGAGCCTTCCGTCCGCTCTCAAGACTTGGAATCAAAATGTTCCAAAAGTTCTCCTTCCTCTTTCCCTCCTCTCAAACCCTAATAAATGCTTCTCGGAATTTATCAAACACCCAAGCCACTTCAATTGTATTCTATCTTATGCCATTGCTTCTGGTCTCTATAAAGACCCCTTCATATCAAGCAAACTCCTTTACTACTCTTTCTCTATCTGTCGTAATTTATCCTTTTCTCGCTCCCTTTTCTTCCAAATTCAAAACCCAAATATCTTTGCCTATAATTTCATGATTAAAGCCCATTCTCAGAGCTCAACCCCTATAGAATCCATCATTCTGTATAATTTAATGCTGAGGAATGGCATTTTCCCTGATAACTACACTTTTCCCTTTATTCTTAAGGCCTGTGGGCATCTATTGCTTTTGAATAAAGGTCAGGAAGTGCATGCTTTGAGCCTTAAACTGGGCCTTGAATATGATATTTTTGTTCAAAATTCTTTGATTTCAATGTATTCGTCGTGTCGCAAAATTGAAATAGCACGTGGAGTTTTTTATTTGGTTCCAATTTTTATCAGGGATGTGGTCTCTTGGAATAGTATGATGTCTGGGTATGTACAGTGTGATTGTAGTGGGGAAGCATTGAAGCTGTTTGGGAATTTGCTGGGTGAAAACTGTGCGAGATTTGATGAGGTTACGTTGATTAATGCACTCACTGCTTCTGGAAGGATGGGATTTCTTGATTTAGGGAAAGAACTTCATGGATTGATTATAGTAAATAGTTTTGTTTTAGATGTTTTTTTGGGTTCGTCTTTGATTGATATGTATGCAAAATGCGGGAAAATGGAGGATGCCAGGAAGGTTTTTGCTAAAATTCCTGATAGAAATCTGGTGTGCTGGACTTCTATGATTGTAGGTTATGTGAGGTTGGATATGTTTAAGGAAGCAATAGAGTTGTTTAGGGAAATACAACTTGCCAAGGTTGTTGCAGATGCAGCATTGGCTGCTTCTGTTATTTCTGCGTGTGGACATATGGGAGCACTGGAACAGGGAAGATGGCTGCATGCGTACTGTGAAAGGAATGGTATTGACATGAACCTCTCTGTGAGGAATGCCTTGATAGATATGTATTCAAAATGTGGAGAAATTGAAAAGGCTTGCCAGATTTTCAATGAGATGGTTAATAGAGATGTATTTTCATGGACCTCAATGATTTCTGGGCTTGCCATGAATGGGAAATCTGATGAAGCATTGGACCTGTTTGCTCAGATGGAAATGTCAAGTGATGTTAAGCCAAATGAGGTTACGTTCCTCGGTGTCTTGTCTGCTTGTAGTCATGGTGGTTTTGTGGTTAAGGGATTTCACTATTTTAAAGCCATGAGTCTTATTCATCATATTAAGCCACGTATTGAACATTATGGATGTATGGTTGATCTTCTTGGCCGTGCTAACTTAATGGTTGAGGCTGAAAATTTCATCAGGGCAATGCCTGTTGAACCTGATGTGGTGACATGGCGATCCCTGCTGTTTGCTTGTAGAAGTCATGGGAATGCAGAACTAGCAGAGCTTGCAATCAACAAAATCGAGGAATTGGAGCCAAGAAGGTCTGAGGCACATGTTCTGTTGTCCCATGTATATGCTTCAGCTTCAAGGTGGGGTGATGTGAACAAAGTGCGGAAGTGTATGGCTCGTCAGAAAATACAGAAGAACCCTGGTTGCTCATTTGTTGAAATAAATGGTCTTGTTCATGAGTTCTTTGCTGAAGATAAATCATATAATCAAATCAATGTCTTATATGAGACAAATATGCAAATTCATAAAGTTTTACAATCAGAGGGACTTGAGTCAGACTTGTTGGACCATCAGCAACAATGA
- the LOC110631401 gene encoding chromophore lyase CRL, chloroplastic isoform X2, giving the protein MGTGSESNGWSRAQGLVTKTLVLIGGAILVKRFTKSTTRWDHARIVAQSISGEKFSREQASRDPDNYFNIRMLTCPAAEMVDGSKVLYFEQAFWRTPQKPFRQVSSYAIRDAEEYKNFCDRPKDQRPPPEEVIGDIAEHLATIHLKRCDRGKRCLYEGSTPPGGFPNSWNGATYCTSELAILKNSEIHTWDRGYDDDGNQVWGAKDRPYEFKPAPVSSSNDMFSPSNFPAPQMMEKRIEGSFVLQE; this is encoded by the exons ATGGGAACGGGCTCGGAATCTAATGGATGGAGCCGAGCTCAAGGATTGGTAACCAAGACGCTGGTTCTGATTGGAGGTGCGATTCTTGTAAAGCGCTTTACCAAGTCTACTACTCGTTGGGACCATGCTCGAATTGTTGCTCAATCAATCAGCGGCGAAAAG TTCTCGAGAGAACAAGCATCCAGAGATCCCGATAATTACTTCAACATCAG AATGCTTACTTGTCCGGCAGCGGAGATGGTGGATGGTTCCAAGGTTTTATATTTCGAACAG GCATTCTGGAGGACGCCTCAAAAGCCCTTTCGGCAG GTAAGCTCATATGCCatcagagatgcagaggagtaCAAAAATTTCTGCGATCGCCCAAAGGACCAACGACCACCGCCAGAGGAAGTTATTGGT GATATTGCAGAACATCTGGCAACAATACATCTTAAACGCTGTGACCGAGGAAAACGCTGCCTGTATGAAGGTTCTACTCCCCCTGGAGGATTCCCAAATTCATGG AATGGAGCAACCTATTGCACTTCGGAACTAGCAATTTTAAAGAACAGTGAAATACATACCTGGGATAGGggctatgatgatgatggaaATCAG GTTTGGGGAGCGAAGGACCGACCTTACGAGTTCAAGCCGGCACCAGTCTCTAGTAGTAATGACATGTTTTCTCCTTCGAATTTCCCCGCTCCACAAATGATGGAAAAAAGAATAGAGGGTTCTTTTGTTTTGCAAGAGTGA
- the LOC110631397 gene encoding calcium-dependent mitochondrial ATP-magnesium/phosphate carrier protein 2 isoform X2, translating into METNPHRTGCSDPVKKAVPISMDHVLLALRETEEERDVRLRSLFNFFDAANAGYLDYAQIEAGLSALQIPAEYIYASGLLKVCDANEDGRVDYQEFRRYMDDKELDLYRIFQAIDVEHNGCILPEELWDALVKAGIEIDDEELARFVEHVDKDNNGIITFEEWRDFLLLYPHEATIENIYHHWERVCLVDIGEQAVIPEGISKHVNRSKYFIAGGIAGAASRTATAPLDRLKVVLQVQTTHAHLVPAIKKIWKEGGEKDNIGPAERLFAGGMAGAVAQTAIYPLDLVKTRLQICEGGNAPKLGTLTKNIWIQEGPRAFYKGLVPSLLGIIPYAGIDLAAYETLKDMSKAYILHDSEPGPLVQLGCGTVSAAFGASCVYPLQVIRTRMQAQHSNSSAAYKGMSDVFWRTLQNEGYRGFYKGLFPNLLKVVPSASITYLVYEAMKKSLDL; encoded by the exons ATGGAGACGAACCCCCACCGTACCGGTTGTTCCGACCCTGTTAAGAAGGCGGTTCCTATATCCATGGATCATGTGCTGCTGGCATTGCGAGAAACCGAAGAAGAGAGGGATGTCAGATTACGGAGTCTGTTTAATTTCTTTGACGCTGCCAATGCTGGATACTTGGATTATGCGCAGATCGAGGCTGGGTTATCGGCTTTGCAGATTCCGGCGGAGTATATATACGCCAGTGGTTTGTTGAAGGTTTGCGACGCAAATGAGGATGGACGGGTGGATTATCAGGAGTTTAGGAGGTATATGGACGATAAAGAGCTGGATCTATACCGGATTTTTCAGGCAATTGATGTGGAACACAACGGTTGCATTTTGCCTGAGGAGTTATGGGATGCGCTTGTTAAGGCTG GGATTGAGATTGATGACGAGGAGCTTGCCCGTTTTGTTGAGCATGTTGATAAGGATAATAATGGAATTATAACTTTTGAAGAATGGAGAGATTTTCTTTTGCTTTATCCACATGAAGCTACAATTGAAAACATATACCATCACTGGGAAAGGGTATGCCTTGTAGATATCGGAGAACAAGCTGTTATACCAGAAGGCATCAGTAAGCATGTTAATAGAAGTAAATATTTCATTGCAGGGGGGATAGCAGGAGCTGCATCTCGTACTGCAACTGCTCCTCTTGATCGCTTGAAGGTGGTTTTGCAAGTTCAGACAACACATGCTCACCTTGTTCCTGCTATAAAGAAGATATGGAAAGAAG GGGGAGAAAAAGACAATATAGGTCCTGCTGAAAGACTTTTTGCTGGTGGAATGGCTGGTGCAGTGGCACAAACAGCTATCTATCCGTTGGATCTTGTTAAAACTCGATTACAAATTTGTGAAGGGGGAAATGCTCCAAAGTTGGGAACTCTAACAAAGAATATATGGATTCAGGAAGGACCTCGAGCATTTTATAAAGGCCTTGTGCCATCTCTTCTTGGGATTATACCTTATGCTGGCATTGACCTTGCTGCATATGAGACGCTGAAAGACATGTCAAAGGCTTATATTCTGCATGACAGTG AACCGGGTCCTCTTGTGCAATTGGGTTGTGGGACAGTCTCAGCAGCCTTTGGAGCATCATGTGTTTATCCCTTACAGGTTATCAGAACCAG AATGCAAGCACAACATTCTAATTCATCTGCTGCTTATAAGGGGATGTCTGATGTGTTTTGGAGAACACTTCAGAATGAAGGTTATAGAGGCTTCTACAAAGGGCTCTTCCCAAATCTTCTCAAGGTTGTGCCATCTGCAAGCATAACATATTTGGTTTATGAAGCCATGAAAAAGAGCCTAGATCTTTGA